The following are encoded together in the Bacillus sp. NP157 genome:
- a CDS encoding M1 family metallopeptidase, whose translation MRRFVRPLILTALAACCGAALAAGTDAAPPLGHLPDWAQPESYKLAFKVDPKQEDYSGSTVIKIKLTQPSDFVWIHGKELKVSKVVVTDAAGKKHNGKYTVAAEKEGVARLDLGAKLEGEVTVAIDFSAPLNKQLQGLYKVSHEGIPYAMTQMEPVSARYAFPGFDEPRFKTTYDISLTIPADDQGVANTAQVKEEKAGAGWKTLTFSTTKPLPTYLVAFAVGPWDVVKGPDIAPTEYRTTATPLRGIAAKGEGHRMQHVLGETNSIIHTLEEYYGFGYPFDKLDLLAAPDFSAGAMENAGLVTFRDWLLLIDADSAANYVRGSFNVNAHELAHQWTGDTVTMAWWNDLWLNEAFATWMQQKVTQKVHPEYRADLDRVRGAQGAMNNDSLVSARKIRQEITGNGDIETAFDGITYQKGAAVLGMFEGYVSEPVFQKGMRAYIQKHKFANATADDLVDSIAEAAGQGEQFKKAFNSFLDQSGVPYVTTEVKTEGGKTVLHVKQSRYLPLGSTGDASRVWGVPMCVRYAVAGGDKVKCEIFDQAEGSIVLDGAAKNAWVMPNANGRGYYRFAESKADLANLAKVVGKLTDAEQLAYADAVRAGFQHGDLDAGDVLAALKPVTASSTREVFTAPMPTFTWIMDHEATTDAQRAVLRKWAIDAYKPKLASLGFRKKAGEKDNDTLTRNVLVGFLADKDIADKDVRAEMLKQGDAALKLKDGRLDLDAADPDLLANALSVSVQEHGAPAVDALIAEIPKTSDPAKRNAMLAALGDSNDVAVANKARDFALGKDVKVGEMAMVLMGGRDSEKSRDDVWQWFTTNYDKIVARTGSFAGGKLPALGAQGGCSKAEADRLNAFFKPRMGQVSGAERGLAQTSESILLCSALKDKQDPKSIR comes from the coding sequence ATGCGTCGTTTCGTCCGTCCCCTCATTCTCACTGCGCTCGCCGCCTGCTGTGGCGCCGCGCTCGCCGCCGGCACGGACGCCGCGCCTCCCCTTGGCCACCTGCCGGACTGGGCCCAGCCCGAGAGCTACAAGCTCGCCTTCAAGGTCGACCCCAAGCAGGAAGACTATTCCGGCTCCACGGTCATCAAGATCAAGCTCACCCAGCCGTCCGACTTCGTCTGGATCCACGGCAAGGAGCTGAAGGTTTCCAAGGTCGTCGTCACCGACGCCGCCGGCAAGAAGCACAACGGTAAGTACACCGTCGCCGCCGAGAAGGAAGGCGTCGCCCGCCTCGACCTCGGTGCGAAGCTGGAAGGCGAAGTCACCGTCGCCATCGATTTCAGCGCGCCGCTGAACAAGCAGCTGCAGGGCCTGTACAAGGTCTCGCACGAAGGCATCCCGTACGCCATGACGCAGATGGAGCCGGTCTCGGCTCGCTACGCGTTCCCCGGCTTCGACGAACCGCGCTTCAAGACCACCTATGACATCAGCCTGACCATCCCGGCCGACGACCAGGGCGTGGCCAACACCGCGCAGGTGAAGGAAGAGAAGGCCGGCGCCGGCTGGAAGACCCTCACGTTCTCGACCACCAAGCCGCTGCCGACCTACCTGGTCGCGTTCGCCGTTGGCCCGTGGGACGTGGTGAAGGGCCCGGACATCGCGCCGACCGAATACCGCACCACCGCCACCCCGCTGCGCGGCATCGCCGCCAAGGGCGAAGGCCACCGCATGCAGCACGTGCTGGGCGAGACCAACTCGATCATCCACACGCTCGAGGAGTACTACGGTTTCGGCTATCCGTTCGACAAGCTCGACCTGCTCGCCGCGCCGGACTTCAGCGCGGGCGCGATGGAGAATGCCGGCCTGGTCACCTTCCGCGACTGGCTGCTGCTGATCGATGCGGATTCGGCCGCGAACTACGTGCGTGGTTCGTTCAACGTCAACGCGCATGAGCTGGCCCACCAGTGGACCGGCGACACCGTGACGATGGCCTGGTGGAACGACCTGTGGCTCAACGAAGCGTTCGCCACGTGGATGCAGCAGAAGGTCACGCAGAAGGTTCACCCGGAATACCGCGCCGACCTCGACCGCGTCCGCGGTGCGCAGGGTGCGATGAACAACGACAGCCTGGTCAGCGCTCGCAAGATCCGCCAGGAAATCACCGGTAACGGCGATATCGAAACCGCGTTCGACGGCATCACCTACCAGAAGGGTGCGGCCGTGCTGGGCATGTTCGAAGGCTATGTCTCCGAGCCGGTGTTCCAGAAGGGCATGCGTGCCTACATCCAGAAGCACAAGTTCGCCAACGCGACCGCCGACGACCTCGTCGATTCGATCGCCGAAGCGGCGGGCCAGGGTGAGCAGTTCAAGAAGGCGTTCAACAGCTTCCTCGACCAGTCGGGCGTGCCGTACGTCACCACCGAAGTGAAGACCGAAGGCGGCAAGACCGTGCTGCACGTGAAGCAGAGCCGCTACCTGCCGCTGGGCAGCACCGGTGATGCGAGCCGCGTGTGGGGCGTGCCGATGTGCGTGCGTTACGCCGTGGCCGGTGGCGACAAGGTCAAGTGCGAAATCTTCGACCAGGCCGAAGGCAGCATCGTGCTCGACGGCGCGGCGAAGAACGCGTGGGTGATGCCGAATGCGAACGGCCGCGGTTACTACCGCTTCGCCGAGAGCAAGGCTGACCTCGCCAACCTCGCCAAGGTGGTCGGTAAGCTGACCGACGCCGAGCAGCTCGCCTACGCCGATGCCGTCCGCGCTGGCTTCCAGCACGGCGACCTCGATGCCGGCGACGTGCTCGCCGCGCTGAAGCCGGTCACCGCGTCGAGCACCCGCGAAGTGTTCACCGCGCCGATGCCGACCTTCACCTGGATCATGGACCACGAAGCCACCACGGACGCCCAGCGCGCCGTGCTCCGCAAGTGGGCCATCGATGCCTACAAGCCGAAGCTGGCTTCGCTGGGCTTCCGCAAGAAGGCCGGTGAGAAGGACAACGACACGCTTACCCGTAACGTGCTGGTCGGCTTCCTCGCCGACAAGGACATCGCGGACAAGGACGTGCGTGCCGAGATGCTGAAGCAGGGCGATGCCGCGCTGAAGCTGAAGGATGGCCGCCTCGACCTCGACGCCGCCGATCCGGACCTGCTCGCCAACGCGCTCAGCGTGTCCGTGCAGGAGCACGGTGCCCCGGCGGTGGATGCACTGATCGCCGAGATCCCGAAGACCTCCGACCCGGCCAAGCGCAATGCGATGCTCGCGGCACTGGGCGATTCCAACGACGTGGCGGTTGCCAACAAGGCGCGTGACTTCGCCCTGGGCAAGGACGTCAAGGTCGGCGAGATGGCGATGGTGCTGATGGGCGGCCGCGACAGCGAGAAGTCGCGTGACGACGTGTGGCAGTGGTTCACCACCAACTACGACAAGATCGTCGCCCGCACCGGCAGCTTCGCCGGCGGCAAGCTCCCGGCGCTCGGTGCACAGGGTGGCTGCTCGAAGGCCGAGGCCGACCGCCTCAACGCCTTCTTCAAGCCGCGCATGGGCCAGGTCAGCGGTGCCGAACGCGGCCTCGCGCAGACCAGCGAGTCGATCCTCCTGTGCTCCGCCCTGAAGGACAAGCAGGACCCCAAGTCCATCCGCTAA
- a CDS encoding YolA family protein — protein sequence MGTTINATAAPSVSAYVYSVESEKVGREIVTGRQTTQRDHGGRWLYIKTDEIGMGNAPQARLLGSPLKEIATERLCNTGRGVGACKRGDTIVGYRRTWDASGREGGNFEFMIFPRGPGATVRVGFQVQ from the coding sequence ATGGGCACGACGATCAATGCAACGGCTGCCCCGTCTGTTAGCGCGTACGTCTACTCCGTTGAATCGGAGAAGGTTGGACGTGAAATCGTGACCGGACGACAAACCACGCAAAGAGACCACGGCGGTCGCTGGCTCTACATCAAGACCGACGAAATCGGCATGGGCAACGCACCGCAGGCGCGCCTGCTCGGAAGTCCGCTGAAGGAGATCGCCACCGAGCGGCTCTGCAACACCGGCCGCGGCGTGGGTGCCTGCAAGCGTGGCGACACCATCGTGGGTTACCGGCGCACCTGGGACGCGTCGGGGCGTGAAGGTGGCAACTTTGAATTCATGATCTTCCCGCGCGGGCCGGGTGCGACCGTGCGGGTGGGGTTCCAGGTGCAGTGA
- a CDS encoding LacI family transcriptional regulator: MHTRTSTARDVAELAGVSISAVSRTFTPGASVSSKTKERVLAAAESLGYRPNQLARSLMTGKTALIGLVSNHFANPTFMEVFDLFTRELQARGLRPLLANLGEDEDGSQALDMMRQYSVDAVLIATSAPPAGFAASCRAAGMPVIHVFGRAGRGAPVPVATVDNVAGGRLVGEAMRGRGLRRLAYIGGSPHDVSSTDRADGFADAAGKALKHTRFAGNYTHDHGRDAMLALLDDDARVDGVFCGDDVLAMGAIDACRERGVDVPGQVSIVGFDDMPLAAWSSYSLTTVRQPIREMVLHAIEKIAAWVENADAVPRSKLFGCELVVRRSLR; encoded by the coding sequence ATGCACACCCGCACCAGCACCGCTCGTGACGTCGCCGAACTCGCCGGGGTATCCATCTCGGCCGTGTCGCGAACGTTCACGCCGGGCGCCAGCGTGTCGTCGAAGACGAAGGAGCGGGTGCTGGCGGCGGCCGAGTCGCTGGGCTACCGGCCGAACCAGCTCGCGCGCAGCCTGATGACCGGCAAGACGGCGCTGATCGGCCTGGTCTCCAACCACTTCGCGAACCCCACCTTCATGGAGGTGTTCGACCTGTTCACCCGCGAGCTGCAGGCTCGTGGCCTGCGCCCCTTGCTGGCGAACCTCGGCGAAGACGAGGACGGCAGCCAGGCGCTGGACATGATGCGCCAGTACAGCGTCGATGCCGTGCTGATCGCCACCTCGGCGCCGCCGGCGGGCTTCGCCGCGTCGTGCCGGGCGGCGGGCATGCCGGTGATCCACGTCTTCGGCCGCGCCGGGCGGGGTGCCCCAGTGCCGGTGGCGACCGTCGACAACGTCGCCGGCGGCCGCCTGGTCGGCGAAGCGATGCGCGGGCGTGGCCTGCGCCGCCTCGCCTACATCGGTGGCTCGCCACACGATGTGTCGTCGACCGATCGCGCCGATGGGTTCGCCGACGCGGCCGGCAAGGCGCTCAAGCACACCCGCTTCGCCGGCAACTACACCCACGATCACGGACGCGACGCCATGCTGGCGCTGCTCGACGACGACGCGCGCGTCGACGGCGTGTTCTGCGGCGACGACGTGCTCGCCATGGGCGCCATCGATGCCTGCCGCGAACGCGGCGTCGACGTGCCCGGCCAGGTCAGCATCGTCGGCTTCGACGACATGCCGCTCGCCGCTTGGTCGTCCTATTCGCTGACCACCGTACGCCAGCCGATCCGGGAGATGGTGCTGCATGCGATCGAGAAGATCGCGGCATGGGTGGAGAACGCCGATGCGGTGCCGCGGAGTAAGTTGTTTGGGTGTGAACTGGTGGTGCGGCGTAGTTTGCGCTGA
- a CDS encoding Gfo/Idh/MocA family oxidoreductase: MGKAHTIALQSVGAIFETGLRPVCEMIATSTADGAAAHASRWGWRRSTGDWRALVADPAVEAVIIATPPRTHLEMVLACIAAGKPILCEKPLGCDASESLRMTEAIEQAGLASMVGYNYIRTPASQLARQVIASGEIGEVIQVTAEHVEDYLHDPALPASWRTRISTGTAAGALADVAPHIVNACLRLVGPIASLIADTQIVHASRPGADGPEAVENDDQGQMLLRFANGASGSLSFSRVAAGRKMGYTYRITGTRGALYFDQEDQNALWLYDAAREPARRGFQKLLMGPPHPDYLAFNQGFGHGTGYNDQIVIELRDFLQAIETGETVWPTFRDGYEVDRVIEAALVSAAERRWIPLM; the protein is encoded by the coding sequence ATGGGCAAGGCCCATACGATCGCGTTGCAGTCGGTCGGGGCGATTTTCGAGACCGGGCTGCGCCCGGTGTGCGAGATGATCGCGACCTCGACGGCGGATGGCGCGGCGGCCCATGCGAGCCGGTGGGGCTGGCGGCGTTCGACGGGCGACTGGCGGGCGCTGGTCGCCGATCCCGCCGTGGAGGCGGTGATCATCGCCACGCCGCCGCGTACCCACCTGGAGATGGTGCTGGCCTGCATCGCGGCGGGGAAGCCGATCCTCTGCGAGAAACCACTCGGCTGTGACGCGAGTGAATCGCTGCGCATGACCGAGGCGATCGAGCAGGCAGGCCTGGCCAGCATGGTCGGCTACAACTACATCCGCACGCCGGCGAGCCAGCTGGCCCGGCAGGTGATTGCGTCGGGCGAGATCGGCGAGGTTATCCAGGTGACGGCGGAACACGTGGAGGATTACCTGCACGATCCCGCCCTGCCCGCCTCGTGGCGTACGCGGATCAGCACCGGCACCGCTGCCGGCGCGCTCGCCGATGTCGCACCGCATATCGTCAACGCATGCCTGCGCCTGGTCGGGCCGATCGCGAGCCTCATCGCCGACACCCAGATCGTGCACGCCTCGCGCCCGGGAGCGGACGGCCCGGAAGCGGTCGAGAACGACGACCAGGGCCAGATGTTGTTGCGCTTCGCCAACGGTGCCAGCGGCAGCCTCAGCTTCAGCCGCGTCGCCGCCGGCCGGAAGATGGGCTACACCTATCGGATCACCGGCACGCGTGGCGCCTTGTACTTCGACCAGGAAGACCAGAACGCGCTGTGGCTTTACGACGCCGCGCGCGAACCGGCACGGCGTGGATTCCAGAAGCTGCTGATGGGGCCGCCACATCCGGATTACCTCGCCTTCAACCAGGGCTTTGGCCACGGCACCGGCTACAACGACCAGATCGTCATCGAGCTGCGCGACTTCCTGCAGGCGATCGAGACGGGCGAAACGGTCTGGCCGACATTCCGCGATGGCTACGAGGTGGATCGGGTGATCGAGGCCGCGCTGGTATCCGCCGCCGAACGCCGCTGGATCCCCCTCATGTAG
- a CDS encoding phytanoyl-CoA dioxygenase family protein has protein sequence MNAVRQPAVVPPVFTEANLDTDAIVRELLEGMGAVTLRGLFTPEEIAEARDIVMRESNQDDRGSKVTHFQGDAEKAGRINLQRRVWNLLAKGEVFSRMAAHPAIMQVMRAFLGSEFIMGSIAANRILPGGPGQEPHIDYPYWDYHSPQTHPTRINASFPLNGQVTIMLDPFTEETGATAYVPGTQRELRYPDEGDGFFSRCERMLGEPGDTVVFFGAVWHCAMPNRSSIDRTAIITQYLPKFVKPMEDLPAALPEAFVKQAGPDIRQLLGLNYPYPEVLDAARGGNAEGRKRY, from the coding sequence ATGAATGCCGTTCGCCAGCCAGCCGTCGTCCCCCCGGTTTTCACCGAAGCCAACCTCGATACCGATGCCATCGTCCGCGAGCTGCTGGAAGGCATGGGTGCGGTGACCCTGCGTGGCCTGTTCACGCCCGAGGAGATCGCCGAAGCGCGCGACATCGTCATGCGCGAATCCAACCAGGACGACCGCGGGTCCAAGGTCACCCATTTCCAGGGCGATGCGGAGAAGGCCGGGCGGATCAACCTGCAGCGGCGTGTTTGGAACCTGCTCGCCAAGGGCGAGGTGTTCTCGCGGATGGCGGCGCACCCGGCGATCATGCAGGTAATGCGCGCCTTCCTCGGCAGCGAGTTCATCATGGGCTCGATCGCCGCGAACCGTATCCTGCCCGGTGGCCCGGGGCAGGAGCCGCACATCGACTATCCGTACTGGGATTACCACTCGCCGCAGACCCACCCGACGCGAATCAATGCGTCATTCCCGTTGAACGGGCAGGTGACGATCATGCTCGATCCGTTCACCGAGGAAACCGGCGCCACCGCCTACGTGCCCGGCACGCAGCGCGAGCTGCGCTACCCCGACGAAGGCGACGGCTTCTTCAGCCGCTGCGAGCGCATGCTCGGCGAACCGGGCGACACCGTCGTGTTCTTCGGCGCGGTGTGGCACTGCGCGATGCCCAACCGCAGCAGCATCGATCGCACGGCGATCATCACCCAGTACCTGCCCAAGTTCGTCAAGCCGATGGAAGACCTGCCGGCGGCGTTGCCGGAGGCCTTCGTGAAGCAGGCCGGCCCGGATATCCGGCAGTTGCTCGGGTTGAACTATCCGTATCCGGAGGTGCTGGATGCGGCGCGTGGGGGGAATGCGGAGGGGAGGAAGCGGTATTGA